The genomic window CGATATCCTGACGATCCGTCGCGAGGACGGGATCGCTCACTACCGGATCACCCGCACCCAGATGGGCACCGGGGACGCCCCCGCCGGGTCGATGCTCACGATCGAGGACGTGACCGCTGCCGAGGAGTCTCGCCGCGCGCTCGAACGCGAGAAGGAACGGCTGGATCGGTTCGCGAGCGTCGTCGCGCACGACCTCCGGAACCCGCTCAACGTCGCCGACGGGCGACTGGACCTCGCCGTCGAGTCGCTGGAGCACGACGGGTACTCGGGCGACGGGGGTCACCCCGAGACTGCCGAGCACCTCGACGCGATCGACGACGCGCTGGAGCGGATGGAGGCGCTCATCGACGACCTGCTGACGCTCGCTCGCCAGGGCCAGGACCTCGACGAGATCGAGTCCGTTTCAATCGGCTCGTTCGCCGAGGACTGCTGGGGAACCGTCGACGGCCCGGCGGCGACGCTCGTCAGCGCCGACGACCCGACGATCCGGGCCGATCCCGAACGGTTGCGCCAGCTCCTCGAGAACCTGTTCCGGAACGCGATCGAACATGGCGGTGAGGACGTCACGATCACGGTCGGATCGCTCGACGGCGACGCCGGGTTCTACGTGGAGGACGACGGCCCCGGTATCCCGGCGGCCGACCGCACCGACGTCTTCGAGGCTGGCATGACGACGAACCCGGATGGCACGGGCTTCGGGCTGGCGATCGTCGAGGAGATTGCGGACGCACACGGCTGGGACGTGTCGGCGACGGCGGCCGACGACGGCGGGGCTCGCTTCGAGATTCGCGTCTGACCCCGGCACGTATTCCGTACGCCCTGATCCACTGGAGTGACGCAGTTCTAGCGAACCAAGGACCCTTAGAATCTGGAAACTACCTTCCACGAAGCGTTATCAGCGATCGGGCGACAATCGGCACATGTCGTGCTGGTCCCTGCCCTCGCAGCTCTGGTCCTCGCAGTGAGCCTCACCTGTGTCGCGCGCCGACTCGACCACGAGCCAGGCCCGCCACGGTCGCACGTCCACGAAACCGACGACGGCGAACGCGGCCGCCCGTTCGAAGCGCTCGCCGAGGGCGCCGCGGCGGATCGCGGGCGGTGTCGCGACTGTGGCGAGGTGATCGAGTCACGAGTCTTCCGCCTCTGCCAGTCCTGTGCGTCCCGACCGATTCCCGGCGACTGAGCGGTCTCAGTTCGCCGGTTCCGTCGCCGCCTCCCAGCTGCCCGCGACGAGGAACCAGGCGGCGTGTGGCAGCCACTGCTCGGTCCAGCGCCAGTTGTTTGTCTGGTCGTCGGCGTAGGCCGGCGGCCGGAACGCGATATCGGTCTCGTCGTCGAAGCCCGCGGTGATCCCGTTGACGATGCCGCCGGCGGTGTTCGGGGCCCCGGGGACGAACGGGACGGGGTCGTTCCCGATGCCCTCCAGCATGCAGGTGTCGTAGGGGTTCCGCCCGAGGATCCAGGAAAGCTGGTCGCGGGCGAACGCGGGTAGCGATTCCGTCAGCTCCGGGCCGTCGAGGACCGCGAGGCTCGAGTGGGCGGCGGCGGCGAGCGACGCGAGTCGCGCGTTCTCTCCCTGCCACCAGTAGCCAGACTCGTTCTCGTGCGGGAAGAAGAAGCGCGCGGCGGGTTCGTCCTCGTCGACGGCCTGGGCGTACTGCCGGGCGTAGCCGAACGGGTTGACGACGTCGTCGGTGAGTTCGAGCTCCCACTCCCAGTAGCGGGTGATTGCGTCGGCTATCTCCTCGGCGAGGTCGTCATCGGCCGGGGCCTCGCCCGGCTGCTCGTCCACCACGACGTCGAGGTAGCGGACGAGCGCGACGATCGGGAGCCCCTCGTCGGACGCGTGGAAGAAGGGCCGATCGCCGTCGTCGGCGTGGAACCAGCCGTCGTCGGTCTGGCGATCGAGGAGCGATCGCGCTCGCTCGGCGGCAGCGGCTGCGAACCTGTCGGCAGCCTCGGCCTCGCCGCGTTCCGCCGCTGCCCCCGCGAGTTCCGTAGCGGCGAGCAGTGCGCAGTAGTCGTCGATGACGTTCTCGACGCCGTCGTCGAGGTAGGCCTCGTTGTTCGCTTCGAGATGGTCGAAGCCCGTGACTGCCGATTCGTAGTACGTCTCCGGGCCAAACTCGCCGGCGTGACCGAGCCGGCTGGCGCGGGCGAGCGCCGCGATCGCGACGCCGCCGCCCTGCCGGTAGCCCGCCTCGTAGTCCTCGGTCTTGGTTCCCTCCATTCCCTCGTAAGCGCAGACGTCCCGCTCCTCGGGATCGGAGGTCCAGGTGTCGAAAACGGTCATGTAGAAGTAGCCCGCTTCGTCCTGTGCGCGTACGAGGAAGTCCGCGCCGAAGCAGGCCTCCTCCAGCGCGTCGAAGCCGATCGCGTCCCGTTCGTCGACGTCGCCGCCGAGCCGGCCGGTGTTCGTCGCCGTCGAGAGGCGGTCGCGGGCGTCCAGAAGACTCCAGACGACGAGTGGAATCTGCTGGGGGTTCATGAAGTTCGCGTAGCTGAGGTGGGAGAGGTACTTGCTGACGTCGCCCGAGGCGTCGTACCAGCCACCGCTGACGTCGACGCGGTCCTCGCGGTCGCCGACGAACGTCGCCTCGCGGTCGTAGCGGTCGTAGATGCCGGTGCACCGCTCGACGCGGAAGTACCGGACGACGTCGGAGAGCGCGCGCTGGACGAACAGATCGTCGCCGACCTCGAACGGGCGGGATCGCGCGACGATGTCGTCGGTGCGTTCCGGGTGAGTCACGCTGACGACGTACTCGCCCTCGGCGTCGACTGCGGAGACGTCGGCCGTCCAGTACTCCCAGTCCTTCCAGTCGT from Salinarchaeum sp. Harcht-Bsk1 includes these protein-coding regions:
- a CDS encoding glycoside hydrolase family 9 protein; its protein translation is MDILVDQLGYGPDEAKRVILQGNADDDPGAVRVEDAQTGEVVTTAEPEYAGHVHDWKDWEYWTADVSAVDAEGEYVVSVTHPERTDDIVARSRPFEVGDDLFVQRALSDVVRYFRVERCTGIYDRYDREATFVGDREDRVDVSGGWYDASGDVSKYLSHLSYANFMNPQQIPLVVWSLLDARDRLSTATNTGRLGGDVDERDAIGFDALEEACFGADFLVRAQDEAGYFYMTVFDTWTSDPEERDVCAYEGMEGTKTEDYEAGYRQGGGVAIAALARASRLGHAGEFGPETYYESAVTGFDHLEANNEAYLDDGVENVIDDYCALLAATELAGAAAERGEAEAADRFAAAAAERARSLLDRQTDDGWFHADDGDRPFFHASDEGLPIVALVRYLDVVVDEQPGEAPADDDLAEEIADAITRYWEWELELTDDVVNPFGYARQYAQAVDEDEPAARFFFPHENESGYWWQGENARLASLAAAAHSSLAVLDGPELTESLPAFARDQLSWILGRNPYDTCMLEGIGNDPVPFVPGAPNTAGGIVNGITAGFDDETDIAFRPPAYADDQTNNWRWTEQWLPHAAWFLVAGSWEAATEPAN